From Pseudanabaena sp. PCC 6802, one genomic window encodes:
- the rnhA gene encoding ribonuclease HI, with protein sequence MTGKIYLTGVRAYGYVGLLPEENVLGQWFTVDVAIATDFEAATYSDAIDDTLDYRSCIAKIETTIRTAKFALIERLAGAIADSLLEDPKIEKLELRVTKHPPIPNFQGAVAVEISRDRTARNRSIQDSIQLSERSQPQQLQLQAQAIMQSPQPSQSDGVVVKQNNQRSAIVTSIHTDGACSKNPGPGGWGVVVHFDNGDVQELGGGARNTTNNQMEMQGAIAALEFLAEQKQAAPVDLYTDSKYVIDGITKWIKGWKKNGWQTKDKKPVKNQELWQELDRLNSANVSWHWVEGHSGDPDNERCDAIARANTAEQVYR encoded by the coding sequence ATGACTGGCAAAATTTATTTAACTGGAGTGCGTGCCTATGGCTATGTGGGGTTACTCCCAGAGGAAAATGTCCTGGGACAGTGGTTTACGGTTGATGTCGCGATCGCCACAGATTTTGAGGCGGCAACTTACAGCGATGCGATCGACGATACCCTGGACTATCGTTCCTGTATTGCCAAAATTGAAACAACGATCCGCACTGCCAAGTTTGCTTTGATTGAAAGATTGGCTGGGGCGATCGCTGACTCCCTCCTCGAAGATCCCAAAATTGAGAAATTAGAACTGCGGGTCACCAAGCACCCGCCTATTCCTAACTTTCAAGGTGCCGTTGCGGTTGAAATTAGCCGCGATCGCACGGCTAGAAATCGCTCTATCCAGGACTCTATCCAACTTTCCGAGCGATCGCAACCACAGCAATTACAACTCCAGGCTCAAGCTATAATGCAGTCGCCCCAACCCAGTCAATCCGATGGGGTTGTTGTCAAGCAGAATAACCAGCGATCGGCGATTGTCACCAGCATCCATACAGACGGTGCCTGCTCCAAAAACCCCGGCCCTGGAGGTTGGGGCGTAGTCGTACACTTTGATAATGGTGACGTGCAAGAACTTGGTGGCGGAGCGAGAAATACGACGAACAATCAAATGGAGATGCAAGGAGCGATCGCCGCTTTAGAATTCCTGGCAGAACAAAAACAGGCAGCACCAGTCGATTTATATACCGATAGTAAATATGTAATTGACGGCATCACGAAATGGATTAAAGGCTGGAAAAAGAACGGCTGGCAGACCAAAGACAAGAAACCAGTCAAGAATCAGGAACTTTGGCAAGAACTAGATCGGCTGAATTCAGCTAACGTAAGCTGGCACTGGGTGGAAGGACATTCTGGCGATCCCGATAACGAGCGCTGCGATGCGATCGCCCGCGCCAATACTGCCGAACAAGTTTATCGCTAA
- the pyrC gene encoding dihydroorotase, whose product MQKLTITRPDDWHLHLRDGEALKAVLPHTVRQFARAIIMPNLKPPVRSVADAASYRDRILAAVPSGQQFEPLMTLYLTDNTSPEEIIAAKASQFVKAVKYYPAGATTNSDLGVTDIHKCDRVFEAMQQVDLPLLLHGEVTDRDVDMFDREKVFIERDLIPLKQRFPSLRVVLEHITTSDAVQYVLSANNIAATITPQHLLFNRNSLFQGGIRPHFYCLPILKREEHRSALLQAATSGNPKFFLGTDSAPHSRNSKESSCGCAGCYSALHAMELYAEVFESADALDKLEAFASFYGPDFYQLPRNTEHITLTKTAWCVPDELPFMESGLVPLRAGQEMTWQMA is encoded by the coding sequence ATGCAAAAGCTCACAATTACTCGACCCGACGACTGGCACCTTCATCTCCGCGATGGTGAAGCACTGAAAGCAGTTCTACCCCATACGGTGCGTCAGTTTGCCCGTGCCATTATCATGCCGAATTTGAAGCCCCCAGTACGATCGGTCGCTGATGCTGCATCCTACCGCGATCGCATCCTTGCAGCAGTTCCATCTGGTCAGCAGTTTGAGCCACTGATGACGCTTTACCTCACCGACAACACAAGCCCCGAAGAAATTATCGCGGCGAAAGCGTCTCAGTTTGTCAAAGCGGTCAAGTACTACCCAGCCGGAGCAACAACTAATTCAGACCTTGGGGTGACAGACATTCACAAGTGCGATCGCGTCTTTGAAGCGATGCAGCAGGTAGACCTGCCTTTACTCCTGCACGGAGAAGTGACCGATCGCGATGTTGATATGTTCGATCGCGAGAAAGTATTTATCGAGCGAGATTTAATTCCTCTCAAGCAAAGATTTCCCAGCCTGCGCGTAGTCCTTGAACACATTACCACCTCCGATGCAGTACAGTATGTCCTATCTGCAAACAACATCGCTGCAACAATCACACCACAACATTTGTTATTTAATCGCAATAGCCTGTTCCAGGGTGGCATTCGCCCCCATTTTTATTGCTTGCCAATTTTGAAACGAGAGGAGCATCGGTCGGCACTTTTGCAAGCAGCAACCTCCGGCAATCCTAAGTTTTTTCTAGGCACCGATAGCGCCCCCCACTCTCGGAATAGCAAAGAAAGTTCCTGTGGCTGTGCAGGTTGCTATTCAGCTTTGCATGCGATGGAGTTGTATGCAGAAGTGTTTGAGAGTGCCGATGCCCTTGATAAACTTGAAGCGTTCGCCAGTTTCTATGGGCCAGATTTTTATCAGCTTCCACGTAATACGGAGCACATTACTTTGACCAAAACAGCCTGGTGTGTTCCCGATGAACTT
- a CDS encoding ABC transporter permease: MQSLPASTSTKLDLLGTLVWRDLSAKYKGSVLGNFWPLFNQLSQLLIYTYVFSVVLQVKLKLDSLPENSLTFGLWLFAGLVPWVAFTTGFSQAAVAVISQPNLVKKVVFPLELLPIVPVLSAFIESTMGLAALIVAVGLSSQVVQPTLWLLPLVWVTQLLLTAGLGYLVAGLTVFLRDIPQTVTVIINLWFYLTPIVYPERVIPAAWRHWVLWLNPMAAIAEVYRDLILVGRVQHWQEWGIATVFAAIVFLISFKFYQRLRSAFADVL, translated from the coding sequence ATGCAATCTCTACCAGCTAGTACATCCACCAAATTAGATCTGTTGGGCACGCTGGTCTGGCGCGACTTATCCGCTAAGTACAAAGGCTCGGTTTTAGGAAATTTTTGGCCGCTATTTAATCAACTCTCACAGTTACTGATCTATACCTACGTGTTTTCGGTGGTACTCCAGGTCAAGCTGAAGCTGGATAGTCTGCCGGAAAATAGCTTAACTTTTGGTCTGTGGCTATTTGCCGGTTTAGTGCCCTGGGTGGCATTTACCACGGGCTTCTCGCAAGCTGCCGTTGCCGTAATTAGCCAACCCAATCTGGTCAAAAAAGTAGTATTTCCCCTGGAACTACTGCCGATCGTACCAGTCCTGTCTGCTTTTATTGAAAGCACAATGGGTCTGGCGGCGCTCATTGTGGCGGTGGGGTTGTCGTCCCAGGTCGTCCAGCCTACATTATGGCTGTTGCCTCTGGTGTGGGTAACGCAATTGCTGTTAACGGCAGGCTTGGGTTATCTGGTGGCAGGCTTAACAGTCTTTTTACGCGATATTCCCCAAACTGTCACCGTAATTATTAACCTATGGTTTTACCTCACCCCCATCGTCTATCCAGAAAGGGTGATTCCAGCCGCCTGGCGACATTGGGTACTGTGGCTGAATCCTATGGCAGCGATCGCCGAGGTCTATCGCGATCTGATTTTGGTAGGACGGGTGCAACATTGGCAGGAGTGGGGCATTGCCACTGTTTTTGCCGCGATCGTGTTCTTAATAAGCTTTAAGTTTTATCAGCGCTTGCGATCGGCTTTTGCCGATGTCTTGTAA
- a CDS encoding M16 family metallopeptidase: protein MISFVSRVVAIALATILLSNISFGWFRPDNAAAIDLTQQLQSQSSAASTTQPVALARGVTKTVLDNGLTVLTKEINTAPVVSVQVWYRVGSRNEKPGITGISHQLEHLLFKGTKDRPIQFGRLFSALGSSSNAFTSYDMTAYFGTVGSEKLNALLELEADRMVNTVAGAAELKSENTVVLSELDGGNNNPGTRLNRVVMQAAFPNSSYGWPVIGYRSDVVDFSAEEVQAYYRTHYRPDNAVLVVVGNFNTNAVLKQIKDIFGNITPPPAPSSIPISAPSIPPAKPYKQGEPIVLKEPGSVPFLQSVYPTLPPITHPDVPVLDVMDSVLTSGKSSRLYQALVQTGLASSVGGSSVTLIDPGWYSFSATPAQGKSLKEIDRLILAEVNKLQTNGITPAELERAKAQLLATFILGNRDISSLAQQIGYNQIVANDYAFSDRYLDAVSKVTTADVQRVAKQYLNPEKRVLGFFEPSVVTAQAGNTTAGTTHKEMFAPGKPLDPAEVARYLPKSALDAKAATPKPVKPERFTLANGLRVLLLSDKSSPAIALVGEIKAGTGFDSEAKAGLADLTAQNLMNGTKTQDALAIAKNLENRGASLGFSASRERVSVAGSALSKDLPVVIEQLADVLQNATFPANELELSRQRNLVALKAELDSPGSLARRKFQQKVFPQGHPFHAMRTEATLQSITREEIASFYKTHYRPDTTTLTIFGDFDPATTKTLLTQALSTWQAKGTAPQLQYPDVKKPATIQQEQVVLPGKTQAIAMMGHLGIARRDPRYYKALVLNQVLGGDTLASRLGTEIRDRLGLTYGIFSAFQAGQGAGPFVIQMQTSAKDNQKAIDATLALLRQLREKGVSQAELDAAKRSLINSFPVELADPDNIANAILSDEVYGFEIGNFYQFPSKVKEIDLDAVNKTARELIFPENLAIVTVTPGDKS, encoded by the coding sequence ATGATTTCTTTTGTCAGTCGAGTAGTAGCGATCGCCCTAGCCACGATCCTTCTCAGCAATATATCGTTTGGCTGGTTTAGACCCGACAATGCCGCAGCGATCGACCTTACCCAACAACTTCAGAGTCAATCTAGCGCTGCATCTACTACTCAGCCAGTTGCCCTCGCCAGGGGCGTAACCAAAACCGTTCTGGACAATGGGTTAACGGTTTTGACAAAGGAAATCAATACGGCACCAGTGGTCAGCGTGCAGGTTTGGTATCGAGTCGGATCGCGCAACGAAAAGCCCGGTATTACTGGCATTTCCCATCAATTAGAACACCTGTTGTTCAAGGGCACAAAGGATCGCCCCATTCAATTCGGTCGCCTGTTTAGCGCTCTAGGTAGCAGTTCTAATGCCTTTACCAGCTACGACATGACCGCATATTTCGGCACCGTCGGCAGTGAAAAGCTCAACGCTCTTCTGGAGCTAGAAGCCGATCGCATGGTGAATACAGTCGCGGGAGCTGCGGAACTAAAGAGCGAGAATACGGTGGTGCTATCCGAATTGGATGGCGGCAACAATAATCCTGGTACTCGCCTCAATCGGGTTGTCATGCAGGCTGCTTTCCCAAATAGCTCCTACGGTTGGCCAGTAATTGGCTATCGCTCTGATGTCGTAGACTTTAGCGCTGAAGAAGTCCAGGCTTACTACCGCACGCACTATCGCCCGGACAATGCCGTGCTGGTTGTGGTTGGTAATTTTAATACCAACGCGGTGCTGAAACAAATTAAAGACATTTTCGGGAACATTACACCCCCACCTGCCCCCTCATCAATTCCAATATCTGCCCCCTCCATTCCCCCTGCCAAGCCATACAAGCAAGGCGAGCCTATCGTGCTGAAGGAACCGGGCAGCGTACCGTTTTTGCAGTCAGTTTATCCGACTCTGCCCCCGATTACCCATCCAGATGTTCCGGTTTTGGACGTGATGGACTCTGTCCTGACCTCTGGTAAAAGTTCGCGCCTGTATCAAGCCCTCGTACAGACTGGCTTAGCCAGTAGCGTAGGCGGTTCTTCCGTTACCTTAATCGATCCAGGTTGGTACTCATTTAGTGCTACTCCTGCCCAAGGCAAGTCACTCAAGGAGATCGATCGCCTGATTTTGGCGGAAGTAAACAAACTACAAACCAATGGCATCACGCCTGCAGAGCTAGAGCGAGCCAAAGCACAGCTATTGGCTACTTTCATCCTGGGCAATCGCGATATTAGCTCTCTAGCTCAGCAAATAGGCTACAACCAGATCGTGGCCAACGATTATGCGTTTAGCGATCGCTACCTCGACGCGGTAAGCAAAGTCACCACCGCCGACGTGCAGCGGGTTGCCAAGCAATATCTTAATCCTGAAAAGCGGGTATTAGGTTTCTTCGAGCCATCGGTAGTCACTGCCCAAGCTGGTAATACGACAGCAGGCACTACCCATAAGGAAATGTTTGCTCCTGGCAAACCCCTCGATCCTGCCGAAGTTGCACGTTATCTACCCAAGAGCGCGCTGGATGCCAAAGCCGCAACACCCAAACCCGTAAAGCCAGAGCGTTTTACGCTTGCCAATGGCCTCAGAGTGTTGCTTTTGAGCGATAAGAGCAGTCCTGCGATCGCCTTAGTTGGGGAAATTAAGGCTGGAACTGGTTTTGACAGCGAGGCAAAAGCTGGTTTAGCCGATCTCACGGCGCAAAACTTGATGAATGGCACTAAAACTCAAGATGCCCTGGCGATCGCCAAAAATTTAGAAAATCGCGGCGCTTCTCTGGGCTTTTCTGCCAGCCGCGAGCGCGTCAGCGTGGCTGGTTCGGCACTATCCAAAGACTTACCAGTGGTAATCGAACAATTAGCTGATGTTCTCCAAAATGCCACGTTCCCAGCCAACGAATTGGAGCTGAGCCGCCAGCGCAACCTGGTGGCGTTAAAGGCGGAACTGGACAGTCCAGGTAGCCTGGCGCGGCGCAAGTTCCAGCAAAAGGTTTTTCCTCAAGGCCATCCCTTCCATGCCATGCGGACGGAGGCAACGCTCCAGTCAATTACGCGCGAAGAAATCGCTAGCTTCTACAAAACCCACTATCGCCCCGACACCACAACCCTAACCATATTTGGTGACTTCGATCCTGCCACAACTAAAACACTCCTGACGCAAGCGCTAAGTACCTGGCAAGCTAAAGGCACGGCACCCCAGTTGCAATATCCAGATGTCAAAAAACCTGCCACCATTCAACAGGAACAGGTGGTTCTACCTGGCAAGACCCAAGCGATCGCGATGATGGGACATCTCGGTATCGCCCGACGCGATCCCCGCTATTACAAGGCCCTGGTGTTGAATCAGGTATTAGGCGGCGATACTCTCGCCAGTCGCTTAGGTACGGAAATTCGCGATCGCCTTGGTTTAACCTATGGCATCTTCAGCGCTTTCCAAGCCGGACAAGGGGCGGGGCCGTTTGTAATTCAGATGCAAACCAGCGCCAAGGATAACCAGAAAGCCATCGATGCTACGCTTGCTCTATTACGCCAATTGCGCGAAAAAGGCGTTAGTCAAGCGGAATTAGATGCTGCCAAGAGAAGTCTAATCAACAGTTTCCCCGTGGAGTTAGCCGATCCCGATAACATCGCCAATGCCATCCTCAGCGATGAAGTCTATGGCTTTGAGATTGGCAATTTTTATCAGTTCCCCAGTAAGGTCAAGGAGATCGACCTAGATGCGGTCAACAAAACCGCCCGCGAGTTGATCTTTCCTGAGAACTTAGCGATCGTGACGGTGACACCGGGGGATAAATCGTAG
- a CDS encoding cysteine desulfurase family protein has translation MQRPIYLDYQATTPLDERVLEAMLPYFRTAFGNPASVNHFYGWEAEAAVKSAREAIATAMHASPEEIVFTSGATEANNLALKGVAEAYLHKGRHIITAHTEHNAVLDPCAYLASLGFEITYLPVQPDGLIDPQDLESAIRADTILVSIMAANNEIGVLQPLATIGDICHRHQVLFHTDAAQAIGKIPLDVMDMHIDLMSLTAHKIYGPKGVGALYVRRRNPRVQLAPQLHGGGHERGLRSGTLATPQIVGFATAIAIAIESQSSEQKRMLDLRQRLWTQLQQVDGIHLNGHATQRLAGNLNISVEGVDGAALIIGLNGRIAVSSGAACSSTKNSPSHVLMALGRSEELAHASIRFGIGRFNTTEEIDLAAQTAIATIQSLRQAKILNS, from the coding sequence ATGCAGCGTCCGATTTATTTAGATTATCAGGCTACAACTCCGTTGGATGAAAGAGTGCTAGAGGCAATGCTGCCTTATTTTCGCACTGCGTTTGGCAATCCTGCCAGTGTCAATCATTTCTACGGTTGGGAAGCGGAGGCGGCGGTTAAAAGCGCGAGGGAGGCGATCGCAACTGCCATGCATGCTTCGCCCGAAGAGATTGTCTTCACCAGTGGGGCGACGGAAGCTAATAATCTGGCCCTTAAGGGAGTAGCGGAAGCCTATTTGCATAAAGGAAGGCATATCATCACCGCGCACACAGAGCACAACGCCGTACTCGATCCCTGTGCTTATCTAGCATCGCTGGGATTTGAGATTACCTACCTCCCCGTGCAACCCGATGGGCTAATCGATCCGCAAGACTTAGAAAGTGCCATCCGTGCCGATACGATCCTGGTTTCCATCATGGCAGCCAATAACGAAATCGGTGTGCTGCAACCGCTAGCTACCATTGGCGACATCTGTCATCGGCATCAAGTACTATTCCATACCGACGCTGCCCAGGCGATCGGTAAAATCCCTCTGGATGTCATGGATATGCATATAGATTTGATGTCGCTCACAGCACATAAGATCTACGGCCCCAAGGGTGTTGGCGCTCTGTACGTGCGGCGGCGCAATCCTAGAGTGCAGCTCGCACCGCAGTTGCATGGAGGCGGACACGAGCGGGGGCTGCGCTCCGGCACGCTCGCTACACCGCAAATCGTTGGTTTCGCGACCGCGATCGCGATCGCCATAGAATCCCAGTCCAGCGAACAAAAACGCATGTTGGATTTACGCCAACGGCTTTGGACGCAGTTGCAACAGGTTGACGGCATTCATCTCAACGGTCACGCTACCCAACGTCTTGCGGGAAATCTCAATATTAGCGTTGAGGGAGTAGATGGAGCTGCCTTGATAATAGGTTTGAACGGGCGAATTGCCGTGTCATCCGGTGCCGCCTGTAGTTCTACTAAGAATTCTCCTTCCCACGTTCTGATGGCATTGGGAAGATCGGAAGAATTAGCCCATGCCTCGATCCGATTTGGCATTGGGCGATTTAATACGACAGAGGAAATCGATCTGGCAGCACAGACTGCGATCGCTACAATTCAATCTCTACGACAAGCAAAAATCCTGAATTCTTAG
- a CDS encoding DUF3616 domain-containing protein encodes MQDISLHFNIYNNPKDSDGKVKEIRDSLSAVASIGKNLFLASDETTTVERLKLGAEGRTFSQHQQFQINRYVKLPDSQAEIDIEGMDYDGNYLWIVGSHSLQRDRPKAKQSMAENIESLTYVLPRRKIANRHFLARIPLVERDGEYELVSDGDLTAAQLEISGSSNDLIEALGADKHLKPFLKIPGKDNGFDIEGLAVRDRRIFLGLRGPVLRGWAIVLELEVKVKGNKLKLGKIGSHKRLYKKHFLQLNGLGIRDLAIADRDLLILAGPTMSLDGAVQLFRWRNALDDTEAPEQPQETLIWQAPDKLFPIQDIPYGKGSDRAEGMTIFSGVDGKRSLLVVYDALGASRRWGDAIARADLFDLGD; translated from the coding sequence ATGCAAGATATTTCATTACATTTTAACATTTATAACAATCCCAAGGATTCTGATGGCAAGGTTAAAGAGATTCGAGATAGCCTCTCCGCAGTTGCATCAATTGGGAAGAATCTGTTTCTAGCCAGCGATGAGACAACCACAGTCGAGCGGCTCAAACTTGGAGCAGAGGGCAGAACGTTCAGTCAGCATCAACAGTTTCAAATCAATCGGTATGTCAAACTTCCAGACTCTCAGGCGGAAATTGATATCGAAGGCATGGATTATGATGGTAATTATCTTTGGATTGTTGGTTCGCATTCTCTCCAGCGCGATCGCCCTAAAGCCAAGCAAAGTATGGCGGAGAACATCGAGTCATTAACGTATGTATTGCCAAGGCGTAAGATAGCTAATCGCCATTTCCTCGCTCGCATTCCCCTGGTGGAGAGGGACGGTGAATATGAATTAGTCTCCGATGGCGATTTAACGGCGGCGCAATTGGAAATCTCGGGTAGCAGCAACGATCTGATCGAAGCTTTAGGTGCGGATAAACATCTCAAACCATTTCTCAAAATACCTGGCAAGGATAATGGATTTGATATAGAAGGGCTGGCGGTTCGCGATCGCCGCATTTTTCTGGGCTTGCGCGGCCCTGTATTGAGGGGCTGGGCGATTGTCTTAGAACTTGAAGTCAAGGTTAAAGGGAACAAACTGAAGCTCGGTAAAATTGGCTCCCATAAGCGACTCTACAAAAAACACTTCCTGCAACTAAATGGATTGGGTATTCGAGACCTGGCGATCGCCGATCGCGATCTGCTAATTTTAGCGGGGCCAACCATGTCTCTCGATGGTGCAGTTCAACTTTTTCGGTGGCGCAATGCTCTAGACGATACTGAAGCTCCCGAACAGCCTCAAGAGACCCTTATTTGGCAAGCGCCGGATAAGTTATTTCCCATTCAAGACATTCCCTACGGCAAAGGCAGCGATCGCGCCGAGGGCATGACGATTTTCTCTGGAGTTGATGGCAAGCGATCGCTCTTAGTAGTTTACGACGCGCTTGGTGCCTCGCGCAGATGGGGTGATGCCATCGCGAGAGCAGATCTATTCGATCTCGGGGACTAG
- a CDS encoding nucleotidyltransferase family protein, producing MTVRKEEELLLCCARTYMPAPIAEYLRTLLLEDIDWDYLMQVAQWHGVMPLLYQSLKSTCPELVPLEKLKQLREYFQTNSCRTVFLAQKLIAIVRLFESHQIPALPFKGSILATAAYGNLCLRQTRDLDILVRKQHYQKAIDLLASTGYEVILNLPWECHFVLDGDIVCIDLHCEILPKNYSRSASDDYWWESQQPLCLAGEMVPNLGPEACFLMLCLNGTKDCWNTLQRICDVAETVRANTSMDWQQIMDRAANLGCKRIIFLALLLARNLLEAPLSEEVLKELESDAAANFLALQVSQQLFSETTEEEIQGVPQALFHMSARERWQDRWEIFMSLMNTHGWFTPTAQDLEFLPLPKFLHFLYYLIRPIRLLRRYRLPLSKYVGIKK from the coding sequence ATGACCGTTCGCAAAGAAGAAGAATTGTTGCTTTGCTGTGCCAGGACTTACATGCCCGCTCCAATAGCAGAGTATTTAAGGACTCTTCTCTTAGAAGATATCGACTGGGATTATTTGATGCAAGTAGCACAATGGCATGGGGTAATGCCACTTTTGTACCAAAGTCTCAAAAGTACGTGCCCTGAACTTGTTCCTCTAGAGAAGCTCAAGCAACTCCGCGAGTATTTTCAAACTAACAGTTGTCGTACCGTTTTTCTAGCTCAAAAGTTAATTGCGATCGTGCGCTTGTTTGAAAGCCATCAAATTCCCGCCCTCCCCTTCAAGGGATCTATTTTAGCAACGGCAGCCTATGGAAACCTTTGCCTGCGTCAAACACGGGATCTAGATATCCTCGTGCGCAAACAGCATTACCAAAAAGCTATAGATTTGCTCGCTTCCACAGGATATGAGGTTATTCTCAATCTGCCCTGGGAGTGTCATTTTGTGCTTGATGGCGATATCGTTTGTATCGACCTGCATTGCGAAATTTTACCAAAGAACTACTCTCGCTCTGCAAGCGATGACTACTGGTGGGAGAGCCAGCAGCCACTGTGCCTAGCTGGAGAAATGGTGCCTAATTTAGGTCCAGAAGCCTGCTTTTTGATGCTCTGTTTAAACGGAACTAAAGACTGCTGGAACACATTGCAGCGGATTTGCGATGTAGCAGAAACAGTGAGAGCTAATACCAGTATGGATTGGCAACAGATTATGGATCGAGCTGCAAATTTAGGCTGCAAACGGATAATTTTTCTAGCACTTCTACTAGCAAGAAATTTACTAGAAGCGCCCCTCTCAGAAGAAGTATTAAAAGAGTTAGAGTCCGATGCCGCAGCGAATTTTCTAGCACTACAGGTCAGTCAGCAATTATTCTCTGAAACTACTGAGGAGGAAATCCAGGGAGTTCCGCAGGCTTTATTCCACATGAGCGCGCGCGAGCGCTGGCAAGATAGATGGGAAATCTTTATGAGCCTGATGAATACTCACGGATGGTTTACTCCCACAGCACAAGATTTAGAGTTTTTACCTTTACCTAAATTTCTTCATTTTCTGTATTATCTAATTCGTCCAATTAGACTGTTAAGAAGATATCGATTACCTCTGTCAAAATACGTAGGGATAAAAAAATAA
- a CDS encoding DUF1295 domain-containing protein — MKIKHAINLHKGTTALVVLGLMYAYQNFSLGAWVYLALHGTYGILWLMKDRIYPDKQWETEIPIQIGLFTFAVLFLYWVAPFLLISSGSVPSFALIAAAIAINIIGIFLHYTSDAQKYYTLKYRPGLITEGFFARCRNTNYLGEILIYLSFAMLAQHWLPFVILGFFVFALFVPNMLKKDKSLSRYPEFADYKARSGLILPHLFSTSTQDQNIHSQNPS, encoded by the coding sequence ATGAAAATCAAACACGCCATCAACCTGCATAAAGGAACTACGGCATTAGTAGTTCTAGGACTAATGTATGCCTACCAAAATTTTAGTCTCGGTGCCTGGGTCTATTTAGCGCTGCACGGTACCTATGGAATCCTATGGTTGATGAAGGATCGCATTTATCCCGATAAGCAATGGGAAACCGAAATACCCATTCAAATTGGTTTGTTTACATTTGCAGTCTTATTCCTGTATTGGGTTGCTCCATTTTTGTTGATTAGTAGCGGCTCTGTACCGAGTTTCGCTCTAATCGCAGCCGCGATCGCCATTAATATCATAGGAATCTTCCTCCACTACACCAGCGACGCTCAGAAATACTACACGCTCAAATATCGCCCTGGATTAATCACTGAAGGTTTTTTTGCCCGTTGCCGCAACACCAACTATCTAGGCGAAATTCTGATTTACCTGTCATTTGCCATGTTGGCGCAGCACTGGTTACCCTTTGTAATTCTAGGATTTTTTGTATTCGCGTTATTCGTGCCTAATATGCTGAAAAAGGATAAATCTCTGTCGCGCTATCCCGAATTTGCGGATTACAAAGCGCGTTCCGGTTTAATTCTCCCCCATCTATTTAGCACCAGCACCCAAGACCAAAATATCCACTCTCAGAATCCCTCGTAA